CTGAGTAGATCGTCGGTAAATATTTTAAATTATTCACAGAAATATAATTGGTCAAGAGGGAATAGTTCCAATAAACTTTTTGAATATATGGCATCTGGTAAACCGATTATTTCTACTGTAAAAATGGGATATTGTCTATTAGAGAAATATAATTGTGGATTATCATTGGAAAGAAATACACCTGAGGAATTAGCTAAAACTATTTTAAAAGTTTATGAAATGCCTGAAGAAACTTATAGAAAAATGGGGCAGAATGGTAAACAAGGAGCCAGAGATTTTGATTATAAAGTTTTAACGCAGAAATTAATATCTGTTATGGAAAGTTATATTTAAAAATAAAATTTTTTATATAAACAAGGAATAATAATTATTTTTTAGTAATTGAATGGGAGAAGGAAGGTAATAAAAATGATTAACGTTATAGGACAGGGCTATATAGGTTTACCTACGGCATTAATGTTTGCCAAAAGTGGTGTAAAGGTAGTTGGTACAGATATTAATGAAGAATTAATTACATCTCTACAAAATGGAGAATTAACCTTTGAAGAAAAAGGATTAAATGAATTATTTCAAGAAGCTTTAGCCAATGGAATTGAATTTTCTACCGAATATCAAAAAACAGATACTTACATAATTGCAGTACCAACACCCTATATGAATGATACAAAAAAGCTTGATCCAAGGTATATTATTTCAGCTATAAATACTATTTTAGATATATGTGAGAAAGGTTCTATATTGATTATAGAATCGACAGTTTCTCCTGGAACTATAGATAAATACATAAGGCCTGAAATAAGTAAAAGAGGTTTCGTAACAGGACGGGATGTACATCTAGTTCATGCACCTGAAAGGATTATCCCAGGGAATATGATTTATGAACTCGAACATAATTCCAGAACGATTGGTGTTGATGATTTGGAAATAGGCGAAAAAGTGAAGGATTTATATTCAGTTTTTTGTAAAGGGGAAATTATAATAACAGATATAAGAACTGCTGAAATGACTAAGGTAGTAGAAAATACATATAGGGATGTAAATATTGCTTTTGCAAATGAATTAGCTAAAATCTGTAGAGCAGATAATTTGGATGTATATGAGATTATCAGGATTGCCAACAAACACCCACGGGTTAATATCTTACAGCCAGGGCCTGGAGTTGGGGGACATTGTATTTCAGTAGATCCCTGGTTCCTGGTTGGGGACTATCCAGATCTGACAAATCTAATTTTGACAGCAAGAAAAGTTAATGATTCCATGCCTTCTTATGTATTAAAAAGAATTAGAGATATTATGAGAGAACATAAAATTCATGATGTTTCTAAAGTAGGTCTGTATGGCTTGACCTATAAAGAGAATGTAGATGACACCAGAGAAAGCCCAACCCTTCAACTGTTAAAAAGAATGGATGAACATCTGGCTTATGGCGTTAAGGTATTTGATCCCTTTGTGAAAGAAAGAATCGTGGATCATCAGTTTATGAATTTTGAGGACTTTATAAATGAGATAGAGATTTTAGTTATAATGGTAGCCCACGATCATATTAAAGATAATATTGATCTAATAAAAGATAAAATTATACTTGACACAAGAAATATTTGTCTTTATGAGGGTGTATATAAATTGTAGTATAGTATAATATTTGCTTAATCATTTAATAAGTTTTATACTTTTTTATTAAAATCATTTGATCATTAGAATCGATAATGCCTATAATTATAAATACTTGTTTTATAGACTATGAAAAATAAAGCTTAAAACTTCAAACAAGAAGCACATAAAAAAATTTACAATAGATAATTTAGCAAGTGCACTTTTGAATTTTGTTGATATTCAAAATAAAATAAATGTAATCGAAGGAGTTGAAAAGGGGAGGATAAAAAAGTGAGTTTATATGAGAAAATAGTAAAAAACAAGAAAAAATTTCAGTAATTGGTTTAGGTTATGTCGGAATGCCTTTAGCTGTGGCCTTTGCAAAAAAGGTTAATGTTATAGGTTATGATGTAAACGAACAAAAAATAGCTTTATATAAGAAAGGCATTGATCCTACAAACGAGGTAGGAGATGAGGCAATAAAACAGACTACTGTAGAGTTTACTTCAGATGAAACAAGATTAAAAGAAGCAAAATTTCATATAGTTGCTGTTCCTACCCCTATTAATCTAGATAAAACCCCAAATCTTACTCCGGTAGAAGCTGCAAGCACTACAGTTGGTAGAAACTTAACTAAAGGCTCAATTGTTGTTTATGAATCAACAGTATATCCTGGTGTTACAGAGGATATATGTATACCTATATTGGAAAGGGAATCCGGCTTAAAATGTGGTATTGATTTTAAAGTTGGCTATTCTCCAGAACGGATAAACCCAGGAGATAAGGTTAATAGACTGGAAACTATCACAAAAATAGTATCTGGTATAGATGAAGAAAGCTTAAATGAAATTGCGATGGTTTATGAACTCATTATAGAGGCAGGTGTTCACAAAGCTAGCTCAATTAAGGTAGCTGAAGCTGCAAAAGTTGTAGAAAATAGTCAGAGGGATATTAACATAGCCTTTATGAATGAACTAGCCATGGTCTTTGACCGTATGGGGATAGATACAAAAGAAGTTATAGAAGCAATGAATACGAAATGGAATGCATTGGGATTTTATCCAGGATTAGTCGGTGGTCATTGTATAGGAGTGGATCCTTATTATTTTATTTATCAGGCTGAAAAATTGGGGTACCATAGCCAGATAATACTTGCAGGAAGAAAGATTAATGATGGCATGGGTGAGTTTGTAGCAGATGCAGTTATAAAAAAATTAATACTTGCTGATAAAGTAGTTAAGAAAGCAAAAGTGGTTATTTTAGGTATCACATTTAAAGAAAATTGTCCTGATACTAGAAATTCTAAAGTTATAGATATTATTAAAAGATTAAAAGAATATGGAAACGAACCAATAGTTTATGATCCGCTTGCGGATAAGAATGATGCTAAAGAAGAGTATGGCATAGATTTAGTTGATATAGAAGACATAAAAGATGCTGATTGTCTTGTTTTTGCTGTAGCCCATGACGAATTTAAGAATATGAGCTTTGATCAAATGGATGCATTATTTGGTAACTTTAGTAATAATGAAAAAATTATTATTGATGTGAAAAGTATCTTTGATAAAAAAGCTATTGAAGAGCGAGGATATAGTTATTGGAGATTATAGTTAACTTCAAAGGAGATTAGTCCATGAATGTTCAAGTGTTAATTGCTACAACTGACCAACATGACTATAGTTTGCTTGAAAAAATGAATATACAGTCAGATGCTATCGTAGCGAATCAATGTAATAGAAATGAGATCGTAGAATTTGACTATAAAGGACATCGTATTAAATACTTGAGTTTTAAGGAAAAAGGCGTAGGATTAAATAGAAATAA
The DNA window shown above is from Capillibacterium thermochitinicola and carries:
- a CDS encoding nucleotide sugar dehydrogenase encodes the protein MINVIGQGYIGLPTALMFAKSGVKVVGTDINEELITSLQNGELTFEEKGLNELFQEALANGIEFSTEYQKTDTYIIAVPTPYMNDTKKLDPRYIISAINTILDICEKGSILIIESTVSPGTIDKYIRPEISKRGFVTGRDVHLVHAPERIIPGNMIYELEHNSRTIGVDDLEIGEKVKDLYSVFCKGEIIITDIRTAEMTKVVENTYRDVNIAFANELAKICRADNLDVYEIIRIANKHPRVNILQPGPGVGGHCISVDPWFLVGDYPDLTNLILTARKVNDSMPSYVLKRIRDIMREHKIHDVSKVGLYGLTYKENVDDTRESPTLQLLKRMDEHLAYGVKVFDPFVKERIVDHQFMNFEDFINEIEILVIMVAHDHIKDNIDLIKDKIILDTRNICLYEGVYKL